A genomic region of Verrucomicrobiia bacterium contains the following coding sequences:
- a CDS encoding delta-60 repeat domain-containing protein: MAGEFSRVGGQKRSMLVRLKADGSLDERFGQNLRFDGRLLDLAVQTDRKIVVVGTFGHVNGEPHTALVRLDSDGTVDVTFKPDGGVTSSGGVVIWAVAVQRDGKIMIGGSFEKVDGKTSPNFARLNADGTFDTTSRMRGGVVGPVVAIHALPDGRTLLGGDFVTVGGRAIRRVARLNPDGSNDTSFRSPNPNAQVWQMVPLPDGRSMISGDFTQVGGKPRRFLALLERDGSLAPEFDTGLGLDSPLSRRGIAVDPRGSAWLFGSGGRFNGEPVGNVAQIRLGPLAPVVASARIESGQWQATVHGILGGVYPVESSPDLSHWHAEGEVRLDGNSTTTELVRPAAPGSEFFRLGSPQP; this comes from the coding sequence GTGGCCGGGGAGTTTTCGCGGGTCGGCGGACAGAAGCGTTCCATGCTGGTGCGATTGAAGGCGGACGGTTCGCTCGACGAACGTTTCGGCCAGAACCTGCGTTTCGACGGCAGGCTGCTCGACCTTGCAGTCCAGACCGATCGAAAAATCGTGGTCGTCGGGACCTTCGGGCACGTCAACGGCGAGCCGCATACCGCCCTCGTCCGCCTTGATTCCGACGGCACTGTGGATGTCACCTTTAAACCGGACGGCGGCGTCACCAGCAGCGGTGGGGTCGTCATCTGGGCGGTCGCCGTGCAGCGGGACGGCAAGATCATGATCGGCGGTTCGTTTGAGAAAGTGGACGGCAAAACGTCACCCAATTTCGCACGTCTGAATGCGGACGGAACCTTCGACACTACGTCCCGGATGCGAGGCGGCGTCGTCGGTCCAGTCGTAGCCATTCACGCGCTTCCTGATGGCCGCACACTTCTTGGAGGCGATTTCGTCACGGTCGGCGGACGGGCCATCCGGCGGGTGGCCCGGTTGAACCCAGATGGTTCCAATGACACGAGCTTCCGTTCCCCCAATCCCAACGCCCAGGTTTGGCAAATGGTCCCCCTGCCGGATGGTCGCAGCATGATTAGCGGCGACTTCACGCAGGTGGGCGGCAAACCCCGCCGGTTCCTGGCCCTGCTGGAACGCGACGGCTCGCTGGCTCCGGAGTTCGACACTGGCCTCGGTCTCGACTCACCTCTCAGCCGCCGCGGCATCGCCGTCGATCCACGGGGCTCTGCCTGGCTCTTCGGCAGTGGTGGCCGGTTCAACGGCGAACCCGTCGGAAATGTCGCTCAGATCCGCTTGGGCCCGCTGGCGCCGGTCGTGGCCAGCGCCCGGATCGAATCGGGCCAGTGGCAGGCCACCGTCCATGGGATTCTCGGCGGAGTATATCCCGTCGAATCCAGCCCAGACCTTTCACACTGGCACGCCGAAGGGGAAGTGCGCCTCGACGGAAACTCCACCACGACGGAACTCGTGCGCCCTGCAGCTCCGGGATCGGAGTTCTTCCGTCTCGGATCACCTCAGCCCTGA